From Carassius auratus strain Wakin chromosome 1, ASM336829v1, whole genome shotgun sequence, the proteins below share one genomic window:
- the LOC113105281 gene encoding S-methyl-5'-thioadenosine phosphorylase-like yields MASDGHVKIGIIGGSGLDDPDILEGRTERYVVTPFGKPSDALILGKIKNVDCVLLARHGRQHTIMPSNVNYQANIWALKEAGCTHLLVTTACGSLREDIQPGDIVLIDQFIDRTAKRVQTFYDGQPSSPAGVCHIPMADPFCSRTREVLLEVAQGLGVKCHPRGTMVTIEGPRFSSRAESLMFRQWGADVINMTTVPEVVLAKEAGLCYASIAMATDYDCWKEHEEAVCVDNVLKTMKENANKASSILLTAIPQICQMDWESTINAHKLMAQSSVMLPKH; encoded by the exons ATGGCGTCAGACGGTCACGTAAAG ATAGGAATAATTGGAGGATCTGGTCTGGATGATCCGGATATTCTGGAGGGCAGAACGGAGCGGTACGTAGTCACTCCGTTTGGAAAG CCGTCTGATGCTCTGATTTTGGGCAAAATAAAGAATGTTGATTGTGTACTTCTTGCAAG GCATGGGAGACAGCACACCATAATGCCATCCAATGTGAATTACCAGGCCAATATTTGGGCCTTGAAGGAAGCGGGCTGCACTCATCTGTTAGTGACCACAGCATGTGGTTCCCTCCGAGAGGACATCCAGCCTGGGGACATCGTGCTGATTGACCAGTTTATTGATCG GACAGCGAAGCGTGTTCAGACGTTCTATGACGGTCAGCCCAGCAGTCCCGCAGGTGTGTGTCACATCCCCATGGCGGACCCGTTCTGCAGCAGGACTAGAGAG GTGCTCCTGGAGGTGGCTCAGGGACTCGGTGTGAAGTGTCACCCTCGAGGGACGATGGTGACCATAGAGGGTCCTCGCTTCTCCTCTCGGGCAGAGAGCCTGATGTTCAGACAGTGGGGCGCTGATGTCATCAACATGACCACGGTCCCTGAGGTGGTCCTCGCTAAGGAGGCCGGGCTGTGCTATGCTAGTATTGCCATGGCAACTGATTATGACTGCTGGAAAGAGCACGAAGAGGCG GTGTGTGTGGACAATGTGCTGAAAACCATGAAGGAGAACGCAAATAAAGCGAGCAGCATCCTGCTCACAGCGATCCCACAGATCTGTCAGATGGACTGGGAGAGCACAATAAATGCACATAAA CTGATGGCGCAGTCTTCCGTCATGTTGCCCAAACACTGA
- the LOC113105376 gene encoding cyclin-dependent kinase 4 inhibitor B-like — translation MMKMMKMHDAEELTKAAATGSTERVRALLCTGASVNGLNRFGRSALQVMMMGNTAVARLLLEHGADPNVSDPGTGSTPLHDAARSGFTDTVRLLLRFKADPSAVDHRGMRAVDVSRNTGHLDVAQLLDSI, via the exons atgatgaagatgatgaagatgcacGACGCGGAGGAACTGACCAAAGCAGCCGCGACTGGAAGCACGGAGCGCGTTCGGGCTTTACTCTGCACCGGAGCGAGTGTGAACGGACTGAACCGGTTCGGAAGAAGCGCATTACAG GTGATGATGATGGGTAACACAGCTGTGGCTCGTCTGCTGCTGGAGCATGGAGCAGATCCTAATGTGTCTGATCCCGGGACCGGAAGCACCCCGTTACACGATGCAGCCAGATCCGGATTCACGGACACAGTGCGGCTCTTACTCCGCTTTAAGGCCGATCCCAGCGCAGTGGATCACCGCGGGATGAGAGCCGTGGATGTGTCCAGAAACACTGGACATCTGGACGTGGCTCAACTCCTCGACAGCATTTAA